Proteins encoded by one window of Blautia luti:
- a CDS encoding FeoA family protein, translating to MQPLSHSSQGNTYTIKWMFGLPEVLNTMHNMDIHEGSTIQVLQKFSDSLIISTADRRVVLGNEVADRIQV from the coding sequence ATGCAACCATTATCACATTCCAGTCAGGGAAATACCTATACAATCAAATGGATGTTCGGATTACCAGAAGTTCTGAATACCATGCATAACATGGATATTCATGAAGGCAGTACGATTCAGGTACTTCAGAAATTCAGCGATTCTCTGATCATTTCCACTGCTGACAGAAGAGTTGTCCTGGGAAATGAAGTCGCTGACAGAATACAGGTTTAA
- a CDS encoding CopG family transcriptional regulator — protein sequence MTEDFIIMPKSADKKEDKSITMTIRLDRELQEEYDELAAKSGRSRNELMCKALRYALDNLKFVDTEARQ from the coding sequence ATGACAGAAGATTTCATTATTATGCCAAAAAGTGCAGACAAAAAAGAAGATAAATCCATTACCATGACGATTCGCCTTGACCGCGAACTTCAGGAAGAATACGATGAGCTTGCTGCCAAAAGCGGACGCTCACGTAACGAATTAATGTGCAAAGCGCTCCGCTATGCTCTTGATAATTTGAAATTTGTAGATACTGAAGCCCGGCAGTAA
- a CDS encoding DUF6809 family protein: protein METVIEKIYENYIQKYSETDTASQEKKAIYEKYRTLRQKLPADLVQELDMLMEKQTEILCGELKENFAEGFRAGVKLIKEVYLEEIPDLEEKIRKMV from the coding sequence ATGGAGACAGTTATTGAGAAAATATACGAGAACTATATACAGAAGTATTCAGAAACAGATACAGCCAGCCAGGAGAAAAAAGCGATATATGAGAAGTACAGAACCCTTCGCCAGAAGTTGCCGGCGGACCTGGTCCAGGAGCTGGATATGCTGATGGAGAAGCAGACTGAGATTTTATGTGGAGAGCTTAAGGAGAATTTCGCAGAGGGATTCAGAGCAGGGGTGAAGCTGATAAAAGAAGTATATCTGGAAGAAATACCTGATCTGGAAGAAAAGATCCGGAAGATGGTTTAA
- a CDS encoding FadR/GntR family transcriptional regulator: MFRKIDKTSTFNDVLKQIIEKIQTGELKPGDALPAERILAEEFGISRPALREVLKALSLLGITVSVHGGANYIAADLRSCLTEPLSILFQMYNSKIQDTLQLRGALESKAAFLAALNCTPLDAAELQLIIARLDSTQDESIRGDLDRDLHLKIAQIADNPLILSVLNASAQLIENMITGIRSHFMQKNEDSPEIDSQHTQLVNAIINKNAPLAEKIMNEHMHTIERLLNEITAVHTK, encoded by the coding sequence ATGTTCAGAAAAATAGATAAAACCAGCACTTTTAATGATGTACTGAAACAGATTATTGAAAAAATACAGACCGGCGAGCTGAAGCCGGGAGATGCACTCCCTGCCGAGCGTATTCTGGCAGAAGAATTCGGGATTTCCAGGCCTGCATTGAGAGAGGTATTAAAAGCCCTGTCCCTTCTGGGGATTACAGTCAGTGTTCATGGAGGTGCGAACTATATTGCTGCTGATCTGCGCAGCTGTCTCACAGAACCGTTGTCTATCCTGTTTCAGATGTATAACAGCAAGATCCAGGATACTCTTCAGCTTCGTGGGGCTCTGGAAAGCAAAGCTGCTTTTCTGGCCGCTTTAAACTGTACCCCTCTGGACGCAGCAGAGCTTCAGCTGATCATCGCACGTCTGGACAGCACCCAGGATGAAAGTATCCGCGGCGATCTGGATCGCGACCTTCATCTGAAAATTGCCCAGATTGCTGACAATCCTCTGATCCTCAGTGTTCTGAATGCATCCGCACAGCTCATCGAAAATATGATTACCGGAATCCGCTCCCATTTTATGCAAAAAAATGAAGATTCACCGGAAATCGACTCCCAGCACACTCAACTGGTAAATGCTATTATTAATAAAAATGCCCCTCTGGCAGAGAAGATCATGAATGAACACATGCACACCATTGAGCGCCTTCTCAATGAAATTACTGCTGTTCATACAAAATAA
- a CDS encoding ABC-ATPase domain-containing protein: MKTSEDLRQQLHSINKKSYPAYKGLKGMYGFGDYILSIDHVQGDPFASPSHISVRISHQSAGFPADYYNTPLTRTTLCDYLTRRFAEQIDHYTFRAKGSGKSGLISVSHCGQEVLSRTACEIDEKGITARFFIGFPANGRTINSTELEKILFDFLPVCVKKAYFYSSQNKQQLLAWIHTALDQDYIRQELRRRNLAAFVADGAILPRESGVSSRPMKDSIPFTSPDSLRISMDLPYKGKITGMGIPRGITLIVGGGYHGKSTLLNALELGVYNHIPGDGREYVLTDDTAVKLRSEDGRFIKDIDISLFINDLPNKKDTHCFSTLDASGSTSQAAGIVESIEAGSRLFLLDEDTSATNFMVRDAFMQRVILREKEPITPFLERARDLYEKAGISTVLVAGSSGAFFHIADTIIQMDNYVPRDITETAKALCSQYPLAEISVPEFTMPHSSRIMTKAVSAPGRQHRGHVRPESSDRPERLKTKVSGTDGFSLGRQEIDLRYTEQLIDAEQTAALSLLLKYAVEHLIDGKRTLSEIVEFLYQKLLQHGLSFFADGRETACGYAVPRLQEIYTCFNRYRRP, from the coding sequence ATGAAAACTTCAGAAGATCTGCGTCAGCAGCTTCATTCCATAAACAAAAAAAGCTATCCTGCATACAAAGGCCTGAAAGGTATGTACGGATTCGGCGATTATATTCTTTCTATTGATCATGTGCAGGGGGATCCCTTTGCATCTCCTTCGCATATCAGTGTTCGCATCTCTCATCAGTCAGCCGGTTTTCCCGCAGACTATTATAATACTCCCCTAACAAGGACTACGCTCTGTGATTATTTGACTCGCCGGTTCGCTGAACAGATTGATCACTACACCTTCCGGGCAAAGGGTTCCGGCAAGAGCGGCTTGATCTCAGTAAGCCACTGTGGTCAGGAAGTCCTGTCCAGAACCGCCTGTGAGATTGATGAAAAAGGCATTACCGCCCGTTTCTTCATTGGTTTTCCTGCCAACGGACGTACGATCAATTCCACAGAACTTGAGAAAATTCTTTTTGATTTTCTCCCTGTATGTGTAAAAAAAGCCTATTTCTATTCCAGTCAGAATAAACAGCAGCTTCTCGCCTGGATCCACACCGCACTGGATCAGGACTATATCCGCCAGGAACTTCGAAGACGGAATCTGGCTGCCTTTGTGGCAGACGGAGCGATCCTTCCCAGAGAAAGTGGGGTTTCTTCCCGCCCTATGAAAGATTCCATTCCTTTTACGTCCCCGGACAGCCTGCGGATCTCCATGGATCTGCCTTATAAAGGAAAGATCACAGGCATGGGAATTCCCCGTGGGATCACATTGATCGTAGGCGGTGGTTACCATGGCAAATCCACCCTTTTAAATGCTCTGGAACTGGGCGTCTACAATCACATCCCAGGCGATGGACGAGAATATGTGCTCACAGATGATACCGCTGTCAAGCTCCGTTCCGAAGACGGACGGTTCATTAAAGACATAGATATTTCCCTTTTTATCAATGACCTGCCCAATAAAAAGGATACCCATTGTTTCTCCACCCTGGACGCCAGCGGAAGTACTTCCCAGGCAGCCGGGATCGTAGAGAGCATAGAAGCAGGCAGCCGTCTTTTTCTTCTGGATGAAGATACCTCAGCCACCAATTTTATGGTTCGGGATGCTTTTATGCAGAGAGTGATCCTCCGTGAAAAAGAGCCCATCACACCTTTTCTGGAACGTGCCCGGGATCTGTACGAGAAAGCCGGGATCTCCACTGTTCTGGTTGCCGGAAGTTCCGGAGCCTTTTTCCACATTGCAGATACCATCATCCAGATGGACAATTACGTCCCCAGAGATATCACCGAAACTGCCAAAGCTTTATGTAGCCAGTATCCTCTGGCTGAGATTTCCGTGCCGGAATTCACCATGCCTCACAGCAGCCGCATTATGACCAAAGCAGTTTCAGCACCTGGCAGACAGCATCGCGGTCATGTCCGTCCGGAATCCAGTGACAGACCGGAACGTTTAAAGACCAAAGTGTCCGGTACAGATGGCTTTTCTCTTGGCAGACAGGAGATCGACCTGCGTTATACCGAACAGCTGATCGACGCAGAACAGACTGCTGCCCTGAGTCTTCTTCTGAAATATGCAGTGGAACATCTCATCGATGGAAAGCGTACCCTCTCTGAGATTGTCGAATTTCTCTACCAGAAACTGCTTCAGCACGGTCTTTCATTCTTCGCAGATGGCAGAGAAACCGCCTGCGGCTATGCAGTTCCCCGCCTTCAGGAAATCTATACCTGCTTTAACCGCTACAGACGTCCCTGA
- a CDS encoding aminopeptidase — translation MERRNAWLSYTEAEEKELETVAKAYRNFLNVGKTERECVTEIVKEAQEAGYESLEEKVARGDRLKAGDKVYTVGMKKIVALFHIGEEEISHGMNILGAHIDSPRLDIKQNPLYEDTDLAYLDTHYYGGVKKYQWVTLPLAIHGVVVKKDGSIAEVNIGEDEDDPIVYITDLLIHLAGKQLQKKAAEVIEGENLDILIGSRPLKDIPDDKKKEAVKQNVLKILKDKYDMEEEDFLSAELEIVPAGRARECGLDRSMIAAYGQDDRVCAYTSLLAMLEMETPKRTSCCLLVDKEEIGSVGATGMQSQFFENAVAELLDAMGCYSELTLRRALKNSSMLSSDVSAGYDPSYGEAFEKKNAAYLGRGIVLNKFTGARGKSSSNDANAEYVARVRNIFDSHEIAFQTAELGKVDVGGGGTIAYIAALYGMEVIDSGVAVLSMHAPWEVTSKADVYEAKKAYKAFLLDA, via the coding sequence ATGGAGCGTAGAAACGCATGGCTGTCCTATACAGAGGCAGAGGAAAAAGAACTGGAAACTGTAGCAAAGGCATACCGTAATTTCCTTAATGTGGGAAAAACAGAGCGAGAGTGTGTGACTGAAATCGTGAAAGAAGCGCAGGAAGCAGGCTATGAATCTCTGGAAGAGAAGGTTGCTAGAGGTGACAGACTGAAAGCCGGAGATAAGGTTTATACAGTAGGAATGAAAAAGATCGTTGCCCTTTTCCATATCGGAGAAGAGGAGATTTCCCATGGAATGAACATTCTGGGAGCACATATTGATTCCCCGCGTCTGGATATCAAACAGAATCCGCTGTACGAGGATACAGACCTGGCTTATCTGGATACCCATTATTATGGCGGCGTTAAGAAGTATCAGTGGGTAACTCTTCCCCTTGCGATCCACGGTGTAGTAGTAAAGAAAGACGGAAGCATAGCAGAAGTAAATATCGGAGAGGACGAGGATGATCCAATCGTATATATTACAGACCTTCTGATTCATCTGGCAGGAAAACAGCTGCAGAAAAAAGCAGCAGAGGTCATCGAAGGAGAGAATCTTGACATTCTCATCGGCAGCAGACCGCTGAAAGACATTCCGGATGATAAGAAAAAAGAAGCAGTAAAACAGAATGTACTGAAAATCCTGAAAGATAAATATGATATGGAAGAAGAAGATTTCCTCTCTGCAGAACTGGAGATCGTACCGGCAGGTAGAGCAAGAGAATGCGGACTGGACAGAAGCATGATTGCAGCTTATGGACAGGACGACAGAGTATGTGCATATACTTCCCTGCTTGCAATGCTGGAGATGGAAACACCGAAACGCACCTCCTGCTGTCTGCTGGTAGATAAAGAAGAAATCGGAAGTGTAGGTGCAACAGGAATGCAGTCACAGTTCTTCGAGAATGCAGTGGCAGAGCTTCTGGATGCAATGGGATGCTACAGTGAACTTACCCTGAGAAGAGCACTGAAGAATTCCAGCATGCTTTCTTCTGATGTGAGTGCAGGCTATGACCCATCTTATGGCGAAGCATTTGAGAAAAAGAATGCTGCTTATCTGGGAAGAGGTATTGTACTGAATAAATTTACAGGAGCCAGAGGCAAATCCAGTTCCAATGATGCGAACGCAGAGTATGTGGCAAGAGTCAGAAATATTTTTGACAGCCATGAGATCGCATTCCAGACTGCTGAACTTGGCAAAGTAGATGTAGGAGGCGGCGGAACTATCGCATATATTGCCGCACTTTACGGCATGGAGGTAATTGACAGCGGAGTAGCAGTGCTGAGCATGCATGCACCGTGGGAGGTTACCAGTAAGGCAGATGTTTATGAAGCAAAGAAGGCTTATAAAGCATTTCTGCTGGATGCCTGA
- a CDS encoding ABC transporter ATP-binding protein, whose product MEEALIRVKDLCKIYNPGENEVRALDHVNLEIKKGEFVAIIGQSGSGKSTFMNMLGCLDVPTSGEYFLNGTDVSTMEDNELSEVRNREIGFIFQGFNLISNLTAIENVELPLVYRGVDRKTRHKLAVDSLTMVGLEKRMDHKPNEMSGGQQQRVAIARAIAAQPPVILADEPTGNLDSASSKEILQILKDMHEKGKTVILITHDNGIAAQARRVVRIMDGKIESDTVNENYGKEKYVKNQLDA is encoded by the coding sequence ATGGAAGAGGCGCTGATAAGGGTAAAAGACCTGTGTAAGATCTATAATCCCGGGGAAAATGAGGTGAGGGCACTGGATCATGTAAATCTGGAGATCAAGAAAGGGGAATTCGTAGCTATTATCGGTCAGTCCGGTTCCGGGAAATCCACATTTATGAATATGCTGGGATGTCTGGATGTTCCCACTTCCGGAGAGTATTTCCTGAATGGGACAGATGTATCTACCATGGAAGATAATGAACTATCGGAGGTCAGAAACCGGGAAATAGGATTTATTTTTCAGGGATTTAACCTGATCTCCAATTTGACAGCTATAGAGAATGTGGAACTTCCGCTGGTGTACAGAGGGGTGGACAGAAAGACCAGGCATAAGCTGGCTGTGGATTCCCTGACAATGGTGGGACTGGAGAAACGTATGGATCATAAGCCCAACGAAATGTCCGGAGGACAGCAGCAGAGAGTAGCCATAGCAAGGGCTATTGCAGCACAGCCCCCTGTGATCCTGGCAGATGAGCCGACTGGAAATCTGGATTCAGCATCCAGTAAGGAAATCCTGCAGATCCTGAAAGATATGCATGAAAAAGGAAAAACAGTCATACTGATTACCCATGATAATGGAATTGCAGCACAGGCCAGAAGAGTAGTGAGGATCATGGATGGAAAAATTGAGTCAGATACCGTTAATGAGAATTACGGAAAAGAAAAATATGTGAAAAATCAGCTGGATGCGTAG
- a CDS encoding efflux RND transporter periplasmic adaptor subunit — protein MKKKKKKKKIIIGAAVVLVAAGGISVAAQRKSGEDQIPQVPVVTVQTGDVEEIVDASGTVGSEEEKTYYSPVNAQIKKVAFSQGDVVKKGTKLIEFDTKDLEKDNQKAELNLKSTKYDTKDTVNKSDKADQKQKDAKKKVQELEKKVKDKKAYVASLKSQISAATTRAQQEAAAQAAAQAAAEAQAQQAAAQAKAQAEAQKQQEIQNKYHAALYTYQKETLPQYQQKLSELNSAYTQAQTAYNQADTAYQMAFAAWQADPSEENTQELSTAEENRNQAQISRDQAKEAYEDYKQQTPAMPNLADFSTDNTGSDLGFSDGTDVEDTEEEVETDTSYSGSSETVTADTSALESAMEAASDELAELQSDLASEKAIAEADSTSLTKEERKKLKVADNLSELDAKSAKELVEEGKKGITAEFNGIVSKADLKNGEAVTQGMELFTIQNTDKASVDVTLSKYDYDTVKEGQKAEITLGGNTYEGTVTRMSHIAVQNEKGTPVISATVSIDDPDDDIFLGVDAKVKIHAASAKDVVTLPVEVVNIGKDGSFCYVIENGLVTRRNITTGISSEDYIEITDGIEAGEEVISDLGDYTEGMAVQAEPQEQTGEDADE, from the coding sequence ATGAAGAAAAAGAAGAAAAAAAAGAAAATTATCATAGGGGCAGCTGTGGTTCTGGTGGCTGCAGGTGGAATTTCAGTGGCAGCGCAAAGAAAGTCCGGTGAGGATCAGATCCCGCAGGTGCCGGTGGTTACTGTACAGACCGGGGATGTAGAAGAGATCGTGGATGCTTCCGGAACTGTGGGAAGTGAGGAAGAGAAAACGTATTATTCTCCTGTAAATGCCCAGATTAAGAAGGTAGCTTTTTCCCAGGGTGATGTGGTGAAAAAGGGAACAAAGCTGATCGAATTTGATACAAAGGATCTGGAGAAGGATAACCAGAAGGCTGAACTGAATCTGAAGTCAACGAAGTATGATACAAAGGATACTGTAAACAAATCCGATAAAGCGGATCAGAAGCAGAAAGATGCAAAGAAAAAGGTTCAGGAACTTGAGAAAAAGGTAAAAGATAAGAAAGCTTATGTGGCTTCCCTGAAGTCTCAGATCTCTGCTGCAACAACCCGTGCACAGCAGGAAGCAGCGGCTCAGGCGGCAGCACAGGCAGCGGCCGAGGCACAGGCACAGCAGGCAGCAGCACAGGCGAAAGCTCAGGCAGAAGCCCAGAAGCAGCAGGAGATCCAGAACAAATATCATGCAGCACTTTATACATATCAGAAAGAAACTCTGCCTCAGTATCAGCAGAAGCTGTCTGAACTGAATTCTGCATATACCCAGGCACAGACGGCGTATAATCAGGCAGATACTGCTTATCAGATGGCATTTGCAGCATGGCAGGCAGATCCTTCAGAAGAAAATACCCAGGAGCTGAGTACTGCAGAAGAGAACAGAAACCAGGCGCAGATTAGCAGGGATCAGGCGAAGGAGGCATATGAGGATTATAAGCAGCAGACTCCGGCGATGCCAAACCTGGCGGATTTTTCCACAGATAATACAGGAAGTGATCTGGGATTTTCAGATGGCACGGATGTTGAGGATACGGAAGAAGAGGTGGAGACAGATACCTCGTATAGTGGCAGCAGTGAAACTGTGACTGCAGATACTTCAGCACTGGAGAGTGCGATGGAGGCAGCCAGTGATGAGCTGGCAGAACTTCAGTCTGACCTGGCATCTGAGAAAGCTATTGCGGAGGCGGATTCCACCAGCCTTACGAAAGAAGAGCGGAAGAAACTGAAGGTAGCAGATAATCTTTCTGAGCTGGATGCCAAATCCGCGAAGGAGCTTGTGGAAGAAGGAAAGAAGGGTATCACTGCTGAATTCAACGGGATCGTATCCAAAGCTGACCTGAAAAACGGGGAAGCAGTTACCCAGGGAATGGAGCTTTTTACCATTCAGAATACAGATAAGGCAAGTGTGGATGTAACTCTTTCCAAGTATGATTATGATACAGTGAAGGAAGGACAGAAGGCGGAAATTACTCTGGGAGGTAATACTTATGAGGGTACTGTGACCAGAATGAGCCATATTGCTGTGCAGAATGAAAAAGGGACTCCGGTGATCTCGGCTACAGTGAGTATTGATGATCCGGATGATGATATTTTCCTGGGGGTAGATGCAAAGGTGAAGATTCATGCAGCATCTGCGAAAGATGTTGTGACTCTTCCTGTGGAAGTGGTCAACATTGGTAAAGATGGTTCTTTCTGCTATGTGATCGAGAATGGATTGGTAACCAGAAGAAACATTACCACCGGGATCAGTTCAGAAGATTATATAGAAATCACAGACGGGATTGAAGCCGGTGAAGAAGTAATTTCCGATCTGGGCGATTATACAGAAGGCATGGCAGTTCAGGCAGAGCCACAGGAACAGACAGGAGAGGATGCTGATGAGTAA
- a CDS encoding ABC transporter permease codes for MSNLYEYIKMAVHNIMANKGRSFLTMLGIIIGIASVIAIVSIGEGTKNQMNSEIDDIGGGQIAISVSSDAQTAEEWITADDIEAIRELDGIEGVNVSDSYDGETATGKGNFTLMVTGEGPDAKLVSNATMKHGVYFGEKEVQEGKNVCVISDSDAKRLFGTDDVVGMSLDVNCYGLTKSLRICGVTTQKENGTFVSYTYDGMPVTVNVPYTTMNEFTGTSDYFFSMTIQADKSLDSQSIADKVVNLLEKRHQCAGEDYFQVQSFQDIMSSMNQMLDMVTAFISFVAGISLLVGGIGVMNIMLVSVTERTREIGIRKSLGAKTSSIMLQFLAEAAILTAMGGLIGIVLGVIGGYAICSIISSSMEMTITPGISLSTIMAATLFSCAVGVFFGIYPARKAAKLSPIEALRRN; via the coding sequence ATGAGTAATCTGTATGAATATATCAAGATGGCAGTCCATAATATTATGGCAAATAAGGGCCGGTCTTTTCTGACTATGCTTGGTATTATTATAGGTATTGCTTCTGTGATCGCCATTGTTTCGATCGGTGAGGGAACGAAGAACCAGATGAACAGCGAGATCGATGATATCGGCGGCGGACAGATCGCGATCAGTGTGAGCAGTGATGCGCAGACTGCGGAAGAATGGATCACTGCGGATGATATAGAGGCGATCCGGGAACTGGACGGAATTGAAGGTGTGAATGTTTCGGATTCCTATGATGGCGAGACTGCTACCGGTAAGGGAAATTTCACTCTTATGGTTACCGGAGAGGGACCGGATGCGAAGCTGGTCAGCAATGCAACAATGAAGCATGGAGTTTATTTTGGAGAGAAAGAAGTGCAGGAAGGAAAGAATGTTTGCGTGATTTCTGATTCAGACGCGAAGAGACTTTTTGGTACCGATGATGTTGTGGGAATGAGTCTGGATGTGAACTGTTATGGGCTGACGAAGAGTCTGCGGATCTGTGGTGTGACTACGCAGAAAGAGAATGGGACTTTTGTAAGTTATACCTATGACGGGATGCCGGTGACTGTGAATGTGCCTTATACGACAATGAATGAGTTTACCGGGACATCAGATTATTTCTTCTCTATGACGATACAGGCAGACAAGAGTCTGGACAGTCAGAGTATCGCAGATAAAGTGGTGAACCTGTTGGAGAAGAGACATCAGTGCGCTGGAGAAGATTATTTCCAGGTACAGAGCTTCCAGGATATTATGAGTTCCATGAACCAGATGCTGGATATGGTAACTGCGTTTATTTCCTTTGTGGCTGGAATTTCGCTGCTGGTTGGTGGTATCGGGGTTATGAATATCATGCTGGTGTCTGTGACTGAACGTACCAGGGAGATTGGTATCCGTAAGTCTCTGGGGGCAAAGACCTCATCAATTATGCTTCAGTTTCTGGCAGAAGCAGCAATCCTGACGGCCATGGGTGGTCTGATCGGAATTGTTCTTGGCGTGATTGGAGGGTATGCGATCTGTTCTATCATAAGCAGCAGTATGGAAATGACCATTACACCGGGAATCAGCCTGAGTACGATCATGGCGGCAACGTTGTTCTCCTGTGCAGTGGGAGTATTTTTCGGAATCTATCCTGCAAGAAAAGCTGCGAAACTCAGTCCGATCGAGGCGCTGAGACGAAATTAA
- a CDS encoding tyrosine-type recombinase/integrase encodes MFEYAKDHGYIARNPFPELKVTVKFRQVSKPTNETQVYNTDEYHKIIEDLWKSYNKKHQPRFLSIVCNFLMGLRAGELCALRWRDLNMDKWEISIVQEMVHMDATELNNPYYDVYKASGQIVILPGQEGRKGVYVLLDHTKTHTERVIPVVHKAQEIFKLLKANAPDIRPDDFIFGYGSKYLNLRSINSMLEYACKHISTDVKRSHKLRKTYASRLNAAGLPLNQIRACLGHSNTTTTLGYIYNPLKSEYHGKGICQLISPKFSLSQEVTGSSSNQQAQKKPETIDFSRFPAFRHSVR; translated from the coding sequence ATGTTTGAGTATGCCAAAGATCACGGATATATTGCCCGTAATCCATTTCCAGAACTCAAGGTAACCGTTAAATTCCGTCAGGTGTCCAAGCCAACCAATGAAACTCAGGTTTACAACACCGACGAATATCATAAAATCATTGAGGATCTCTGGAAATCGTACAACAAGAAACATCAGCCACGCTTTTTGTCCATCGTTTGCAATTTCCTGATGGGATTACGTGCCGGAGAATTGTGCGCCCTCCGCTGGCGAGATCTGAACATGGACAAGTGGGAAATATCGATTGTACAGGAAATGGTACATATGGATGCCACTGAACTGAATAATCCTTATTATGATGTGTATAAGGCTTCCGGACAGATTGTTATTCTTCCTGGTCAGGAAGGCCGAAAAGGTGTGTATGTATTGCTTGATCATACCAAGACTCATACAGAGCGTGTCATTCCTGTTGTCCATAAAGCTCAGGAGATTTTCAAATTATTAAAAGCCAATGCTCCTGATATCAGACCTGATGACTTCATCTTCGGATATGGAAGCAAATACCTGAATCTGCGTTCAATTAACAGTATGCTGGAATATGCCTGCAAACACATCAGTACAGATGTAAAGCGCAGCCACAAACTGAGAAAGACTTACGCAAGTCGCCTGAACGCAGCTGGTCTTCCTCTTAATCAAATTCGTGCCTGCCTTGGTCACAGCAACACCACAACAACATTAGGGTATATCTATAATCCACTGAAGTCTGAGTATCATGGAAAAGGCATTTGCCAGCTGATTTCACCCAAATTTTCCTTGTCACAGGAAGTCACAGGTTCGAGCTCAAATCAACAAGCACAAAAAAAGCCGGAAACCATTGATTTTTCAAGGTTTCCAGCCTTTCGACATAGCGTGCGTTAG
- a CDS encoding ribbon-helix-helix protein, CopG family — translation MSPRTGRPTDALKNHDLKVRVDDKLYDRLLKYADDNNITKAEAIRRVLDVHLPKN, via the coding sequence TTGAGTCCACGCACTGGCAGACCGACAGATGCGTTGAAAAATCATGATCTGAAAGTGAGAGTAGATGATAAGCTCTATGATCGATTGCTTAAATATGCAGATGATAATAATATTACCAAAGCTGAAGCAATAAGACGTGTATTAGATGTGCATTTGCCGAAAAATTAA
- a CDS encoding replication initiator protein A encodes MKENISFEFIKSDKTEPNIYYRIPKILFESSVFEDLSTDAKYLYSFMLDRVSLSSKNKWIDPDGRVYIIYTVKQVCEILKCGKDKASKLLAELDSENGIGLIERVRRGLCKPDKIYVKDIVVRKDHVDKKESAASENATSGDRFNRLQEGEKQRS; translated from the coding sequence ATGAAAGAAAATATCAGTTTTGAATTTATTAAATCAGATAAAACAGAACCAAATATCTATTATCGTATCCCTAAAATCCTGTTTGAAAGCAGTGTCTTTGAAGATCTATCGACAGATGCAAAATATCTGTACAGCTTTATGCTGGATCGCGTTTCTTTGTCCAGCAAAAATAAATGGATAGATCCGGATGGGAGAGTGTATATCATTTATACTGTAAAACAGGTATGTGAAATTTTAAAATGCGGAAAAGACAAGGCATCGAAGTTACTGGCAGAGTTGGATAGCGAGAATGGTATTGGATTGATTGAAAGGGTACGTAGAGGCCTTTGTAAGCCAGACAAAATTTACGTGAAAGATATTGTGGTACGGAAAGATCATGTAGACAAAAAGGAATCTGCTGCATCGGAAAATGCGACTTCCGGAGATCGATTTAATCGACTTCAGGAGGGGGAAAAACAGAGGTCATGA
- a CDS encoding DUF6017 domain-containing protein, translated as MNSEIHITQCSKNRCQEIGKTDTTNNDNIKTYNIKTDKSNQDNSNHHSVKSSALTEDDDTYTRYEQLVKQQIEYEYAVKECQKNEVAYINAMVAIIAKLFCWPGKPVRINGVEYSYAYVKDKLSLITKDHIIYVVEQLRKWRPDISNIYNYLLVCMLRAVDTIDCYYTAQVNHDMGAGNFTDKPDVSDKGQENEELLPWMR; from the coding sequence ATGAACTCGGAAATTCATATCACGCAGTGTAGTAAAAACAGATGTCAGGAAATCGGAAAAACAGACACAACTAATAATGATAATATTAAGACTTATAATATTAAAACGGACAAAAGTAATCAGGATAATAGTAATCATCACTCTGTCAAGAGCTCTGCCCTGACAGAGGATGATGATACATATACCCGCTATGAACAATTGGTCAAGCAGCAAATCGAATATGAGTATGCTGTCAAAGAATGTCAGAAGAATGAAGTAGCGTACATTAATGCGATGGTAGCTATAATTGCAAAGCTGTTTTGTTGGCCAGGTAAGCCTGTTAGAATCAATGGCGTCGAGTATTCATATGCTTATGTGAAGGATAAACTGTCGTTGATCACTAAGGACCATATCATCTATGTCGTTGAGCAATTACGTAAGTGGCGCCCGGATATTTCAAATATCTATAACTATTTGCTGGTATGCATGCTTCGTGCAGTTGACACAATTGACTGCTATTACACGGCGCAGGTAAATCATGACATGGGTGCGGGAAATTTTACAGACAAACCCGACGTATCTGACAAAGGGCAGGAGAATGAGGAACTGCTGCCGTGGATGCGATAA